AACCTTATTTGGGGTTAGGCCGATCTTCTACGAATTAGAAGACTAAGAATCTGATCTCCTCGGGTACAATTACCCTAAGGAGCTATACCTGTGTAACCCATGAAAAATTTggcgattttcgtgattttttttttgaaagaaagtaTCCGATCGAATGTTTCGAAGTTCTTTGGACATAATGAGGTATATTTTCACTTAtactttaagtttttttttacaaatatgttgaaaaataatggagttatgtgctgtcttcgGAGGAGCCAAAAgaagtgccccaactgctgacatgattccggccgaatgagtagccgaaacaaaaaattcaaagaggtTATTAGAGTAATTCCTGTACAATGATctacgatttttgaaaaatatcaaaaattaacaaaatgacgtagtttaaaaaaaaaaatatttttttctttggtaataaatattagtttttttaatgccaaattgacaattttctaccaatcaaaaagatcgtaggtcattgtacacattactcagttttaatttgatgtccatcggtcaatttctcgttgagttatgatgtgagtaattttgaaaaatgtcgtttccagaaaaactggtttatagtttcatttatgtatattcaagGATATTTTTGTAAGCtgtggaaaaaacaaaaaaaaaatttttttttttgaaagtgtcacactggtatagccctttaaaaatattgaggcACACATTGTTGTGCCCAATAGGAAAATTGGTTATGTGGAACACATTggtattgaaaaaattgcaaaaacgaTGGATATAAGTACaactgttgacagctaattataAACGTCacttattttgaagtaaatgaaattattttcgaataaatcacttatttttaccgtttttttcacacattttattgaaacttaaactctaatagtaaaaattttaattaaaaatatatttttgttttttgaagatttgAACAAAAATGTGTGGATtcaacgatttgagtgcgacaactaattaggaacgaaaattttttatcagcgaAAAATATTGCTGCTACAAAATattgcttactttcagttagtattttgttgcttaaCCCTTTTACTTTAATACTGCTTCACAACCACAGCGAATTgacgttataagactctgacagcGCACCACTAGTGTTGCTTGCCATGCCGtcctaatttcatcaaaaaggacatctatatttgtgatatttttgataCCTAcagcttttttgacatcaaaagcattcatggaattttcaacaaaaatcttTTGTGTTGACTTTGCCGTGTGCTTTAACAGGCAAATTGTCCTTAGTCCATGGCATATTGATCCTCCACCATGCTTCACTACGCGTGAAGAATAGCAAGGATCAAATTCTTGATAGATTGGTCGGCAaacataccttcgaccatcaTGATCTATGCGATTTATTTTGGTTACATCACTCTAAACAACATACTTCCCCTTTTCTTTGTCCAAGATTAATAAACGGTGGAGAAGTCTACGCGTTGTTTACTATGAATTTTAGTCAGAGTTGGTTTCCTGCGTGCTTGCCCTGCTGTGAAATACAAATTCGACTAAACGCCGGGCAATTGTTTTCTTGGATATTTGGACATTATAATTGTCTTGTGACAATTATTTGAAACTTGTTTTTTGGGTCTCCTTGGGAGATGGTAGTAATTCTGCggtatatttctgttgaagtttttgGGGATTTTTCTTTGCAGGCAAATTGTCCTTAGTCCATGGCATATTGATCCTCCACCATGCTTCACTACGCGTCAAGAATAGCAAGGATCAAATTCTTGATAGATTGGTCGGCAaacataccttcgaccatcaTGATCTATGCGATTTATTTTGGTTACATCGCTCTAAACAACATACTTCCCCTTTTTTTGTCCAAGATTAATAAACAGTGGAGAAGTCTACGCGTTGTTTACTATGAAGGTCAGAGGTGGTTTCCTGCGTGCTTGCCCTGCTGTGAAATACAAATTCGACTAAGCGCCGGGCAATTGTTTTCTTGGATATTTGGACATTATAATTGTCTTGAATTTTATGTGGAATGTCAGTGAAACTTGTTTTTTGGGTCTCCTTGGGAGATGGTAGTAATTCTGCggtatatttctgttgaagtttttcggcgtttttctttgcgtgcaatattcaaaatggttttaaaattctgtatatgAATCAGATATCTCTGaaacattgaaaacaatttcttttgagcatttgacctgattcgaaatttgtttgtatgacTTTCCAGACTGACGAAGGTGAAAAATGTAACTACGTAGGGCGGGTGTACAGCTGCAGCTTGTactcattaaaaaacttaataatacattttaatatattttaaacacaactttgaaacacaccCTCACCAGAAatcaaattataatattataataaaaattaacaccttgaggaattttaattctttaaacaactgtttctaattaccTGTCGCATttaattcaccttctatatcgtaacgcatttactatttggggaaaaaataaaagaactttcACTTGACAATTACAAAACAGAGTGCAGTTAGTAGTAAATAGAGTAACATGAACAATGCAagacttttaggaatataaataacggtataataaaaatttttatgataatAATAAGGAACACATAGTTTCCAAGAATCAAGCCACAGGAAATAATGGCAAAAATCTAAATAATAACAATGAGGAATAAAACGTTTCCAGAAATCGAGGCGAcggaaaaattaaagaaattaaaaataaggaaCAGAAAGTTTCCACAAATCAAACCGAAAGTATTAacggcaaaaataaaaaatatattaaaaaaaattaaggaacatAAAGTTTCCATACAGGCAACAGAGAATTTTGGCGATAAcattatattaaaacaagtaaggaagggttaagttcgggtgtcaccgaacattttatactctcgcatgataaagtgataatcgagatttcattatccgtcatttatatatttttttattttgctgtaaaattaattagattagatcaatttgtatactttgagtattgaattgtattttcatttcctaatgtacatatatatgtatgtattatacagagaacaATGGGCAGTAGTTGCGATTGATTTAATAAGTTTTAGTTGACCTGCGatcataatttttgtgtctTCATACTAGTCTACgcagttttcaaatttggcgTAAGCAGAATACTTAAggttttctggtagatctgaatcgtcagtatctacaattgcgtcatatgcagcttggagacgtgtccaaaaattttcaattttttggctttttatttttagcgccgattcagaattgtcttgaatcggcgaagaGCAAATCGAGAACAGTATTTTATTAGACAatcactctcagaaatgaatttagagTATGATATGTCGTTCATCctcttttgttttgtagcaccttgcatagagcgtgtagcttctgcaggtgtacatggacttttttgtctgaaatcatttttggaacCTTTAAAAGTATAGATTCTTTTGAATCACATTTAGAAGATGTGAGATAAAAATAATGTTCAGAGTAAACTTTTCAATAGTGAAAatagtgttttttttatataattatacaaaGGACGTTGTTATCGCTTTTATTACTCGCGGTTACTTAGTTAGTTGCGTTTTATTTTATGTCCcgaaatatttatgtagtatTATTTGCTTTTCCGGACTTATTCGTATACCGTTGTAGGTATGAGCACTCGTAATGAGGTCAATACcctttatatatatgaatgtatgtatgtgtgcacgaCATGTGCTTCGTATGAATGTAAGTATGCTTAATGTACTTTAATATGATGCAaacctgcttgtttttgtttttcaaatacaaggggTATTGTTTGAAACGGTTGCCAATATGAACtggaatatatgaatatatgtgcatatacatacatatgtatatatggtataataattttttatgtatttatataagcttttttttgcgttttgttgttaattcgtgttagcaaatttctttaacattccgtttatttattttccaaaaaataatttactttccAGTAACTTAATTGTCCCTATGTATATGTGGTATATACTATGTAGGCAtgcaatttatgtaaataaaatttattgttgtaatcgCGGTTCGAGTAAATGGCGAAGAAGAGTTGGATAAAATGGTAAAAGGGAGATGAGATTTGCAGGTATTTAACTTCTCCACTCAACATACATGTGTGAcggtatgtatatactcgtatacatatacatatgtttctatATATGTCTCTAATAAATATTGGTAAGTATATGTTTAAACCGTATTATTTGGTAATTTCCAAATTATGATAAGTtggtttgcatgtatgtatatgtgtatgtttgtttgaaTTCATAAATTGTATGTTCTGCATATACTAAGGGTATTCGTTTAAACGTATAATGTTACCCATCgaataaatttatgcaaatacgcAGTGTGTTACATGAACGCACTTCAAATTCCTTGTGTAAATGCCACTTATGTATAAAACAGCTGCTTGGgtgtcaaaatattaaaatgccgAAAGTTAgcgaaaaagcaaaatttattcAACTTTGGGAAAAAGCACTAGTATTTGATTTGTTAATGTTGGAGCTGTTTGGAAAACATGACGCTAATTGTTTTGCGTCAatgctaaattttttaaaggcgtatatgtacataaatatgtaaatgatttcagaaatccaacgcaaaaaggaagatgaaattatggaagacTTTAGCTTTGCATTGGCTGCTGCTGCATATTTTAGATATGGATCTACTTTTGTTCATCATTCTGTCCCAAAATCACCCAACTTTTTAATAGATGTATTACCGCATTTGGATGAAAACAGGTTTCGAGAAATTGTGCGAGTCAGCAAAACCACATTTGATTTTATCATTGATCTGATAAAGGATGCCGAAGTGTTCAATGGTCCACGTTCATGTAAACAGTTCCCTATCCAAATTCAATTGGCTGTAGTAATGTACCGACTGGGTTCATTTGGAGAAGGATCAACAATTACTAAAATTGCTAGTTTGTTTGGTATTAGCGATGGTGCAGTAATACAGGTgagctatttacatatgtatcggttaaaatttgtgtttcagctgtattttaaatttctcaatAGGTCATGACCAACAGAGTATTTGATGCAATTATTAAAAGGAAAACTCAGTTTCTGTTTTGGCCGGACCCTGTAGAGCGTAGAGCTTTAGTTGTTCAAACACTCAGTGAGCTACCATATTGTGTTGGCTACGTAGATGGAACGAAGAtaaaaatggcggaaaaaccCACTGTAGATTGTGAAGCATATTTTTCTCGCAAGCATATATATTCACTTAAGGCTCAATGTGTGTGTGACCACAAACTAGTAATTTGTCATATGGTATTGGGGTATCCCGGTAGTGTTCACGACGTTAGGATATACAACAATTGCGAGCTGTCCACAAACTCCACTGAAATGCTAACAGGATCAGAGTGGTTAGCTGCAGACAGTGCATATAAACTAACTTCGAGCCTTATTACTTCTTTTAGAATAAACGCAACGGAAGGCACATTGAATCAACGAATTCTGTTCAACAGAACGTTCAGCCAGTACCGAATAAGAATTGAGCATTGCTTTGGTTTATTGAAAGAACGTTTTAATAGCTTGAAAGaactcaaaattcaaataaagagTGATAATTCGGTAAAGTTTGAATGCCGGTGGATATTAGTTTGTGCGATATtgcacaatattatattaaaagaaaacgacgGTAGTTTTGATGTTGACGAAGAAAGCATTAGTGAAAACAGTGAAGCCGACGAGTCTGGGGATCAAAACTTACCAACAGTTAAAGGTGCATCTAAGCGCCTTTCATTGTTATCACTAAtggaaacttaaaaataaagtattgaAGTTCATGTTTACATATCTTTAAAATCCATTAATATATGcttttatttataagaaa
Above is a genomic segment from Bactrocera neohumeralis isolate Rockhampton unplaced genomic scaffold, APGP_CSIRO_Bneo_wtdbg2-racon-allhic-juicebox.fasta_v2 cluster09, whole genome shotgun sequence containing:
- the LOC126764435 gene encoding putative nuclease HARBI1 → MISEIQRKKEDEIMEDFSFALAAAAYFRYGSTFVHHSVPKSPNFLIDVLPHLDENRFREIVRVSKTTFDFIIDLIKDAEVFNGPRSCKQFPIQIQLAVVMYRLGSFGEGSTITKIASLFGISDGAVIQVMTNRVFDAIIKRKTQFLFWPDPVERRALVVQTLSELPYCVGYVDGTKIKMAEKPTVDCEAYFSRKHIYSLKAQCVCDHKLVICHMVLGYPGSVHDVRIYNNCELSTNSTEMLTGSEWLAADSAYKLTSSLITSFRINATEGTLNQRILFNRTFSQYRIRIEHCFGLLKERFNSLKELKIQIKSDNSVKFECRWILVCAILHNIILKENDGSFDVDEESISENSEADESGDQNLPTVKGASKRLSLLSLMET